From one Pseudomonas sp. B21-048 genomic stretch:
- a CDS encoding DNA-binding response regulator: MTSNLTRRPSLLWFDLTHDRSTKELIAQFEGTCDCKLTKNSVLPHGEQADMICIHFDRPDTPGLRLLLEIKRTTPTIPITMFTVQHSEELAVWAMRSSVWEYMVLPLSASEKKRYLTAVVQLCELRRNVHGQGQTSLIDHSPTLPDSIRLTAGHQKHQALSHIMLYIDQHFRDSIDQRDLAKRCGMTTFRFSRLFKEANGVGFTDYILDKRMNFAKQLLDNSQMPITSIGYEAGFKDPSYFARAFKQFVNCTPSEYRLTCQLRAVAAQPALEDTTAEVLESLVQSLGS; the protein is encoded by the coding sequence ATGACGTCCAATTTGACCAGAAGGCCATCGCTACTGTGGTTCGATCTGACTCACGATCGTTCCACGAAGGAACTCATCGCGCAGTTCGAGGGTACCTGCGACTGCAAATTGACGAAAAACTCCGTGTTGCCCCACGGGGAACAGGCCGACATGATCTGCATCCATTTCGATCGCCCCGACACCCCTGGCTTGAGGCTGTTGCTGGAAATCAAACGCACCACCCCCACCATCCCGATCACCATGTTCACCGTGCAGCACTCGGAAGAACTGGCGGTATGGGCCATGCGTTCCAGTGTCTGGGAATACATGGTGCTTCCGCTCTCAGCCTCCGAGAAAAAGCGCTATCTGACGGCGGTGGTGCAGTTATGCGAGTTGCGCCGAAATGTCCACGGCCAGGGCCAGACATCGTTGATCGATCACTCCCCGACCCTGCCGGACAGCATCCGACTGACCGCTGGACACCAAAAACACCAGGCGCTGAGCCATATCATGCTGTACATCGACCAGCACTTCCGGGACAGCATCGACCAGAGGGATTTAGCCAAGCGCTGCGGCATGACAACCTTCCGCTTCAGCCGCCTGTTCAAGGAAGCCAATGGCGTTGGTTTCACCGATTACATCCTGGACAAACGCATGAACTTCGCCAAACAACTGCTCGACAACAGCCAGATGCCGATTACCAGTATCGGCTATGAGGCCGGCTTCAAGGACCCGTCCTACTTCGCTCGCGCCTTCAAGCAGTTCGTCAACTGCACGCCCAGCGAATACCGTCTGACCTGCCAACTCAGAGCGGTAGCCGCACAACCGGCGCTGGAGGACACAACCGCTGAAGTGCTCGAAAGCCTGGTGCAGAGCCTCGGAAGTTGA
- a CDS encoding methyl-accepting chemotaxis protein, with translation MQAMQQMGAGLSSIVGGLQAGIEQLASSAQSLSAVTEQTNLEVSSQKEETEQVATAMNQMTATVHDVARNAEEAAQAAQTADGKVESGQQVVRQSMTRIELLADSATSASSSIESLSAQIQNIGTVLSVIKSVAEQTNLLALNAAIEAARAGEQGRGFAVVADEVRALAKRTQQSTEEIERLVSALRSAAQSSVQQIQNSGELVKLAVSDALQTESALGSIAAAVSLIQQMNQQIAAAAEEQSSVAEEINRSVTSIRASADQSSLAMRGNAASSIELAQLGVELKGMVGHFRL, from the coding sequence ATGCAAGCCATGCAACAGATGGGCGCGGGGCTCAGCAGTATCGTCGGTGGTTTGCAGGCCGGTATCGAACAGCTGGCAAGTTCAGCGCAGTCTCTGTCGGCGGTGACCGAGCAGACCAACCTTGAAGTCAGCAGCCAGAAGGAAGAAACCGAGCAGGTCGCCACCGCGATGAACCAGATGACCGCCACGGTCCACGACGTCGCACGTAACGCCGAGGAGGCTGCTCAGGCGGCGCAAACTGCGGACGGCAAGGTCGAAAGCGGTCAGCAGGTGGTGCGTCAGAGCATGACGCGGATCGAGCTGTTGGCGGACTCGGCGACCTCGGCCAGCTCCAGCATCGAAAGCCTCAGTGCGCAAATCCAGAACATCGGCACGGTGCTCAGCGTGATCAAAAGTGTCGCTGAACAGACCAACCTGTTGGCCCTCAATGCGGCCATCGAGGCCGCGCGGGCCGGCGAGCAGGGCAGGGGCTTTGCGGTAGTGGCCGATGAGGTTCGGGCACTGGCCAAACGCACTCAGCAATCAACCGAAGAAATCGAGCGACTGGTCAGTGCCTTGCGCTCGGCGGCGCAGTCGTCGGTGCAGCAGATTCAGAACAGTGGCGAATTGGTGAAGCTGGCGGTGAGCGATGCGTTGCAGACTGAGAGCGCGTTGGGGAGCATTGCGGCAGCGGTGTCGTTGATTCAGCAGATGAACCAGCAGATTGCGGCGGCTGCTGAAGAGCAGAGTTCAGTGGCCGAGGAGATCAATCGCAGTGTCACCAGTATTCGCGCCAGTGCGGATCAGTCGTCATTGGCGATGCGGGGCAATGCGGCGTCGAGTATTGAGTTGGCGCAGTTGGGGGTTGAGTTGAAGGGGATGGTGGGGCACTTCAGGCTGTAG